The nucleotide window GGCTTTGTCGCGCCCTTTAAACGCCACCAGACCTGCCGGGGGGGTATGGGTTTGACAATTTGGCGTGCTATCAGCAAGTTCTGCCTTAACCGGTGGAACTAGGGTCAATGTAGGTGCTGTAGATTGCCGCTGTGTTTGCCAGCAGTGTGCGACCAGAGTTTTATTGCGCCAAAGCCATGCAAGTGTCAGTACCAGAATGGCCAAGCTGTAGCGGGGGAGGAAATAAAGTGTGTAAGTAACGATATTAAGAGTTGGGTCCAATAAGCTTTGAATCAGGAACTCCAGTGCCAGCAGAAGTCCGCAGCATAGAAGTGCTGGTGGGACAAAGTCTTTTAAAGAGATGGTGCCAGCGCGGGCGCGTTTATAGTAAACGTCATAAAGAAGTGGGGTGACAACTAGCCAAAGCCCCCAGGTTTGCACATACCAGAGCAGGTCAGCCGTTAACCGCGCGGGCGCTTGATGGACAAGCACATCGTACGCAATGCATTGGCCAATCAAGGCCACCAGCAATGCAAGCCAGCAGCTAAAAACCATGTCCATGTCGCGCACCCATGCTGACGTGAAAGGCAATGTCGTGGCCACAATTAATCTCCCAAGTTATTTCTCCATCAAATTCTAGCGAATTGCAGCCCTATACAGAACTACCCGCTCTCACTTTCGTCCCGCCATTCGTCCCTCCAATGATTTTTTTTAGGGTGTTTTAGGTTTTTGTCACCGCAAAAGTCAGTTTGTCCCAAGGTGCTTGGGC belongs to Cellvibrio zantedeschiae and includes:
- a CDS encoding LytTR family DNA-binding domain-containing protein, whose translation is MATTLPFTSAWVRDMDMVFSCWLALLVALIGQCIAYDVLVHQAPARLTADLLWYVQTWGLWLVVTPLLYDVYYKRARAGTISLKDFVPPALLCCGLLLALEFLIQSLLDPTLNIVTYTLYFLPRYSLAILVLTLAWLWRNKTLVAHCWQTQRQSTAPTLTLVPPVKAELADSTPNCQTHTPPAGLVAFKGRDKAFICLADIEGVVAARNYLDIYCSHGEYIVRDTMKNMEALLAGQDFVRTHRSALVRLSAVRRFKRLASGNGVAILMGNTEIPVNKNFMSALGKGDIYMGKAAIASLERQVG